A single region of the Cronobacter condimenti 1330 genome encodes:
- the ackA gene encoding acetate kinase — MSSKLVLVLNCGSSSLKFAIIDALNGDEYLSGLAECFHLPEARIKWKMDGGKQEAALGAGAAHSEALNFIVNTILAQKPELSAQLTAIGHRIVHGGEKYTSSVVIDESVIQGIKDSASFAPLHNPAHLIGIAEALKSFPHLADKNVAVFDTAFHQTMPEESYLYALPYKLYKEHGIRRYGAHGTSHFYVTQEAAKMLNKPVEEVNIITCHLGNGGSVSAIRNGKCVDTSMGLTPLEGLVMGTRSGDIDPAIIFHLHDALGMSVDDINKLLTKESGLLGLTEVTSDCRYVEDNYATKEDAKRAMDVYCHRLAKYIGSYTALMEGRLDAVVFTGGIGENAAMVREISLGKLGVLGFEVDHERNLAARFGKSGYINKEGTTLAMVIPTNEELVIAQDACRLTA, encoded by the coding sequence ATGTCGAGTAAGTTAGTACTGGTTCTCAACTGCGGTAGCTCCTCACTGAAATTTGCCATCATCGATGCTCTCAACGGTGACGAGTACCTGTCCGGTCTGGCCGAATGTTTCCATCTTCCTGAAGCGCGTATTAAATGGAAAATGGACGGCGGCAAACAAGAAGCGGCGCTTGGCGCCGGTGCGGCTCACAGCGAAGCGCTGAACTTCATCGTTAATACTATTCTGGCACAAAAACCGGAGCTGTCTGCACAGCTGACCGCGATTGGTCATCGTATCGTGCACGGTGGCGAGAAGTATACCAGTTCCGTGGTCATTGATGAGTCTGTTATTCAGGGCATCAAAGATTCCGCCTCTTTTGCGCCGCTGCACAACCCGGCTCATCTGATCGGTATCGCTGAAGCGCTGAAATCCTTCCCGCATCTGGCAGATAAAAACGTGGCCGTCTTCGATACCGCGTTCCATCAGACCATGCCGGAAGAATCTTACCTCTACGCCCTGCCGTACAAACTGTATAAAGAACATGGCATCCGTCGTTACGGCGCACACGGTACCAGCCACTTTTACGTGACGCAGGAAGCCGCGAAAATGCTGAACAAGCCGGTGGAAGAAGTGAACATCATCACTTGCCACCTGGGCAACGGCGGTTCCGTTTCTGCTATCCGCAACGGCAAATGCGTTGATACCTCTATGGGTCTGACCCCGCTGGAAGGTCTGGTCATGGGCACCCGCTCTGGCGACATCGACCCGGCTATCATCTTCCATCTGCACGATGCCCTGGGCATGAGCGTTGATGACATCAACAAACTGCTGACCAAAGAATCCGGCCTGCTGGGCCTGACCGAAGTCACCAGCGACTGCCGCTACGTTGAAGACAACTACGCGACCAAAGAAGATGCGAAGCGCGCCATGGACGTGTATTGCCACCGTCTGGCGAAATACATCGGCTCCTACACGGCGCTGATGGAAGGCCGTCTGGATGCGGTCGTGTTTACCGGCGGCATCGGCGAGAACGCGGCGATGGTTCGCGAGATCTCCCTTGGCAAGCTGGGCGTGCTGGGCTTCGAGGTTGACCACGAGCGCAACCTGGCCGCGCGTTTCGGCAAATCCGGCTACATCAACAAAGAAGGCACCACCCTCGCGATGGTCATTCCGACCAACGAAGAACTGGTTATCGCGCAGGACGCCTGCCGCCTGACCGCCTGA
- the pta gene encoding phosphate acetyltransferase — protein MSRIIMLIPTGTSVGLTSVSLGVIRAMERKGVRLSVFKPIAQPRTGGDTPDQTTTIVRANSNLPAAEPLRMSHVESLLSSNQKDVLMEEIIARFHENTKDAEVVLVEGLVPTRKHQFAQSLNYEIAKTLNAEIVFVMSQGTDNPEQLKERIELTRSSFGGSKNANITGVIVNKLNAPVDEQGRTRPDLSEIFDDSTKAKIVNIDAQQLQAVSPLPVLGAVPWSFDLIATRAIDMAHHLNATIVNEGDIKTRRVKSVTFCARSIPHMLEHFRPGSLLVTSADRPDVLVAACLAAMNGVEIGAILLTGGYEMDERINKLCERAFATGLPVFMVNTNTWQTSLSLQSFNLEVPADDHERIEKVQEYVASHVSAEWIDSLTATSERSRRLSPPAFRYQLTELARKAGKRVVLPEGDEPRTVKAAAICAERGIATCILLGNPDEISRVAAAQGVELGAGIEIVDPEVVRESYVARLVELRKNKGMTEAVAREQLEDNVVLGTLMLEQDEVDGLVSGAVHTTANTIRPPLQIIKTAPNSSLVSSVFFMLLPEQVYVYGDCAINPDPTAEQLAEIAIQSADSAAAFGIEPRVAMLSYSTGNSGAGSDVEKVREATKLAQEKRPDLVIDGPLQYDAAVMADVAKSKAPNSPVAGRATVFIFPDLNTGNTTYKAVQRSADLISIGPMLQGMRKPVNDLSRGALVDDIVYTIALTAIQASQQ, from the coding sequence GTGTCCCGTATCATTATGCTTATTCCTACCGGAACCAGCGTCGGCCTGACCAGCGTCAGCCTTGGCGTGATCCGCGCTATGGAACGTAAAGGCGTTCGTCTGAGCGTCTTCAAACCTATCGCCCAACCGCGCACCGGCGGCGATACTCCGGACCAGACCACGACTATCGTGCGTGCCAACAGCAACCTGCCGGCGGCTGAACCGCTGCGCATGAGCCACGTCGAGTCGCTGCTCTCCAGCAACCAGAAAGATGTGCTGATGGAAGAGATCATTGCTCGCTTCCATGAAAACACCAAAGATGCCGAAGTGGTGCTGGTGGAAGGCCTGGTGCCGACCCGTAAGCATCAGTTCGCCCAGTCGCTGAACTATGAAATTGCCAAGACCCTGAACGCGGAAATCGTGTTCGTCATGTCTCAGGGCACTGATAATCCGGAACAGCTGAAAGAGCGTATTGAGCTGACCCGCAGCAGCTTCGGCGGCAGCAAAAACGCGAATATCACCGGCGTTATCGTGAACAAACTGAACGCGCCAGTGGATGAGCAAGGCCGTACGCGCCCGGATCTCTCTGAGATTTTTGATGACTCCACCAAAGCCAAAATCGTCAACATCGACGCGCAGCAGCTGCAGGCAGTAAGCCCGCTGCCTGTACTGGGTGCGGTGCCGTGGAGCTTTGATCTGATTGCCACGCGCGCCATCGACATGGCTCACCACCTGAACGCCACTATCGTTAACGAAGGTGATATCAAAACCCGCCGCGTGAAATCTGTGACGTTCTGCGCGCGCAGCATCCCGCATATGCTGGAACATTTCCGCCCGGGTTCTCTGCTGGTGACCTCTGCGGATCGCCCGGACGTGTTAGTGGCTGCATGCCTTGCCGCGATGAATGGTGTGGAAATCGGCGCTATCCTGCTGACCGGCGGTTATGAAATGGACGAGCGCATCAACAAGCTGTGCGAACGTGCTTTCGCAACCGGCCTGCCGGTATTTATGGTCAACACTAACACCTGGCAGACCTCGCTCAGCCTGCAGAGCTTCAATCTTGAAGTTCCGGCAGACGACCACGAGCGTATCGAAAAAGTGCAGGAATACGTGGCAAGCCATGTCAGTGCCGAGTGGATCGATTCCCTGACTGCGACTTCCGAGCGCAGCCGCCGTCTCTCTCCGCCGGCCTTCCGCTACCAGCTGACCGAGCTTGCTCGTAAAGCAGGCAAACGTGTTGTTCTGCCAGAAGGCGATGAACCGCGTACCGTTAAAGCGGCGGCTATCTGCGCCGAGCGCGGCATCGCGACCTGTATTCTGCTGGGCAACCCGGATGAAATCAGCCGCGTTGCAGCAGCCCAGGGCGTTGAACTTGGCGCAGGCATCGAAATTGTCGATCCGGAAGTGGTACGTGAAAGCTATGTCGCACGTCTGGTTGAGCTGCGTAAAAACAAAGGTATGACCGAAGCGGTCGCCCGCGAGCAACTGGAAGACAACGTAGTGCTCGGCACCCTGATGCTTGAGCAAGATGAAGTTGACGGTCTGGTTTCTGGCGCGGTTCACACCACCGCCAACACCATTCGTCCGCCGCTGCAAATCATCAAAACTGCGCCGAACAGCTCACTGGTTTCGTCGGTGTTCTTCATGCTGCTGCCGGAACAGGTTTACGTTTACGGCGACTGCGCCATCAACCCGGACCCGACCGCCGAGCAACTGGCCGAAATCGCGATTCAGTCTGCCGATTCCGCCGCCGCTTTTGGCATCGAGCCGCGTGTCGCGATGCTCTCCTACTCTACCGGTAATTCCGGCGCGGGTAGCGATGTAGAAAAAGTGCGTGAAGCCACCAAACTGGCGCAGGAAAAACGCCCGGATCTGGTTATCGACGGCCCGCTGCAATATGACGCTGCAGTCATGGCTGACGTTGCGAAATCCAAAGCACCGAACTCACCGGTCGCTGGCCGTGCGACCGTGTTCATCTTCCCGGATCTGAACACCGGTAACACCACGTACAAAGCGGTACAGCGCTCTGCCGACCTGATCTCCATCGGGCCGATGCTGCAGGGTATGCGTAAACCGGTTAACGACCTCTCCCGCGGCGCGCTGGTTGACGATATCGTCTACACCATCGCCCTGACGGCGATTCAGGCTTCTCAGCAGTAA
- the yfcD gene encoding NUDIX hydrolase YfcD, whose product MVEQNHLADMEWVDIVSEDNEVIAQSSRAQMRAERLRHRATYIVVHDGMGKILVQRRTDIKDFMPGMLDATAGGVVQAGEGLLESARREAEEELGIAGVPFAEHGQFYFEDEHCRVWGGLFSCVSHGPFALQESEISEVCWMAPDEITARCDEFTPDTLKALSLWLSRNAGQESSKEKEHEENNTTLS is encoded by the coding sequence ATGGTGGAGCAGAATCATTTGGCAGACATGGAGTGGGTGGACATTGTCAGCGAAGACAATGAGGTGATTGCGCAGTCCAGTCGGGCGCAGATGCGCGCCGAACGCCTGCGTCACCGTGCGACCTATATTGTGGTGCATGACGGTATGGGCAAAATCCTGGTGCAGCGTCGTACTGACATCAAAGACTTTATGCCGGGGATGCTCGACGCCACTGCAGGCGGCGTTGTGCAGGCGGGCGAAGGCCTTCTGGAGAGCGCGCGTCGCGAGGCGGAAGAAGAGCTTGGCATCGCGGGTGTGCCTTTCGCCGAGCACGGACAATTTTACTTTGAAGATGAACATTGCCGCGTCTGGGGTGGGCTGTTCAGCTGTGTCTCCCACGGCCCGTTCGCGCTTCAGGAGAGCGAAATCAGCGAAGTATGCTGGATGGCACCGGACGAAATCACTGCGCGCTGTGATGAGTTTACGCCAGATACGTTAAAAGCGCTGTCGCTCTGGCTGAGCCGTAACGCAGGCCAGGAGAGCAGCAAAGAGAAAGAGCACGAAGAGAACAACACCACGCTCAGTTAA
- the yfbV gene encoding terminus macrodomain insulation protein YfbV: protein MSTPENRPVSFFSLFRRGQHYAKTWPIDKRLAPVFVENRVIRATRFAIRIMPPVAVFTLCWQIALGGQLGPAVATALFALSMPMQGLWWLGKRSVTPLPPGTLSWFYEVRTKLQEAGQALAPVEGKPDYQALADTLKRAFKQLDKTFLDDL, encoded by the coding sequence ATGTCGACACCTGAAAATCGCCCCGTGAGCTTTTTTAGCCTGTTTCGTCGTGGGCAACACTATGCGAAGACCTGGCCGATTGATAAACGCCTGGCACCGGTCTTTGTGGAAAACCGTGTTATCCGCGCTACCCGCTTCGCGATTCGCATAATGCCGCCCGTTGCGGTTTTTACGCTGTGCTGGCAAATCGCGCTTGGCGGCCAGCTTGGGCCTGCCGTCGCCACGGCATTGTTTGCGCTCAGTATGCCGATGCAGGGCCTGTGGTGGCTTGGAAAGCGTTCCGTCACGCCGCTACCGCCAGGCACGCTGAGCTGGTTTTATGAAGTTCGTACTAAATTGCAGGAGGCGGGGCAAGCGCTCGCGCCAGTCGAAGGCAAGCCTGATTATCAGGCGCTGGCTGACACGCTAAAACGTGCGTTTAAGCAACTTGATAAAACTTTTCTTGATGACTTGTAA
- a CDS encoding SLC13 family permease — translation MNGELIGVLALLGVAVLLFATGKIRMDAVALLVIVVFILSGTLTINEAFAGFSDPNVILIAALFVIGDGLVRTGVATKLGAWLVQMAGSSETRMLVLLMLTVAGLGAFMSSTGVVAIFIPVVISVCARMKIAPSRLMMPLSFAGLISGMMTLVATPPNLVVNSELLREGHAGFDFFSVTPVGLAVLLLGILYMLLMRFMLGTSGGHEKPQAWSRRTFRDFIHDYHLTGRARRLAIRPGSPLIGHRLDDLKLRERYGANVIGVERWRHFRRVIVDVNGVTEFRARDVLLLDISAADIDLRQFCSEQQLEPMILRGDYFSDQALDVGMAELTLTPEGEMVGKTVREMNFRTRYGLNVVGLKREGKALPGVVVDEPLQLGDLLLVVGTWKLISQLGQKSRDVVVLNLPVEESDASPAHSQAPHAIFCLALMVAMMLTGEIPNPVAAIIACLLMGKFRCINPESAWKAIHWPSIILIVGMMPFAQALQKTGGVALIVEGLMRVGGDYGPHMMLGCLFVMCAAIGLFISNTATAVLMAPIALAAADTMGVSPYPFAMGVAMAASAAFMTPVSSPVNTLVLGPGNYRFSDFVKTGVPFTLMVMVVCVFLIPVLFPF, via the coding sequence GTGAATGGTGAATTAATAGGGGTGTTAGCGCTGCTTGGCGTAGCGGTGCTGCTGTTCGCCACCGGTAAAATCCGTATGGATGCCGTGGCGCTATTGGTTATTGTGGTGTTCATCCTGAGCGGCACCTTGACCATCAATGAGGCGTTTGCAGGGTTCAGCGATCCGAATGTCATTCTTATCGCTGCCCTGTTCGTCATCGGCGATGGCCTGGTGCGTACCGGTGTGGCCACCAAACTGGGCGCGTGGCTGGTACAGATGGCTGGCAGCAGCGAAACCCGAATGCTGGTGCTGTTGATGCTAACTGTTGCCGGGCTTGGCGCGTTTATGAGTTCCACGGGCGTGGTGGCGATTTTTATTCCCGTAGTGATAAGTGTCTGCGCGCGCATGAAAATCGCCCCGTCACGCCTGATGATGCCGCTCAGCTTCGCTGGGCTTATCAGCGGTATGATGACGCTTGTCGCCACGCCGCCGAACCTGGTTGTTAACAGCGAACTGTTGCGCGAAGGTCATGCGGGATTCGACTTTTTCAGCGTAACGCCTGTGGGGCTGGCGGTATTGTTGCTCGGCATTCTTTATATGCTGCTGATGCGCTTTATGCTCGGCACCAGCGGCGGCCACGAAAAACCACAAGCATGGAGCCGCCGCACTTTTCGCGATTTTATCCACGATTATCATCTCACTGGCCGGGCGCGTCGCCTGGCGATTCGCCCTGGCTCGCCGCTTATCGGACATCGACTCGATGACTTAAAGCTACGCGAGCGCTACGGCGCTAACGTCATCGGCGTTGAGCGCTGGCGCCATTTTCGCCGCGTCATTGTCGATGTAAACGGCGTGACGGAATTTCGTGCGCGCGATGTCTTGCTGCTAGACATTTCTGCCGCCGATATCGATTTGCGGCAGTTTTGCAGCGAACAACAGCTGGAGCCGATGATCCTGCGCGGTGATTATTTTTCCGACCAGGCGCTGGATGTCGGCATGGCCGAACTGACGCTTACGCCGGAAGGGGAAATGGTCGGCAAAACTGTTCGCGAGATGAATTTTCGCACCCGCTACGGGCTGAACGTCGTCGGTCTTAAACGGGAAGGCAAAGCGCTGCCAGGCGTAGTCGTGGACGAGCCGCTGCAGCTTGGCGACCTGCTTCTGGTCGTCGGCACCTGGAAGCTTATCAGCCAGCTTGGGCAAAAAAGCCGCGATGTGGTGGTGCTGAATTTGCCGGTCGAAGAAAGTGACGCATCGCCCGCGCACAGCCAGGCGCCGCACGCGATCTTTTGTCTCGCGCTAATGGTGGCGATGATGTTGACCGGGGAGATCCCCAACCCGGTTGCCGCAATCATCGCCTGTCTCCTGATGGGTAAATTTCGCTGTATCAACCCCGAAAGCGCCTGGAAAGCGATTCACTGGCCGAGCATTATTCTTATCGTCGGCATGATGCCGTTTGCACAGGCGCTACAAAAAACCGGCGGGGTAGCGCTGATTGTTGAGGGGCTGATGCGCGTCGGCGGCGATTATGGTCCGCATATGATGCTGGGCTGTCTGTTCGTGATGTGCGCGGCGATTGGGTTGTTTATCTCTAATACCGCAACAGCAGTGCTGATGGCGCCCATTGCGCTGGCAGCAGCCGACACGATGGGCGTGTCGCCATACCCATTCGCCATGGGCGTAGCGATGGCGGCATCGGCCGCCTTTATGACGCCGGTTTCGTCCCCGGTGAATACGCTCGTACTGGGACCGGGGAATTATCGCTTCAGTGATTTTGTGAAAACGGGCGTGCCGTTTACGCTGATGGTCATGGTGGTCTGCGTGTTTTTAATTCCCGTTCTGTTCCCGTTCTGA
- the yfbR gene encoding 5'-deoxynucleotidase — protein sequence MSQSHFFAYLSRLKLINRWPLMRNVRTENVSEHSLQVAMVAHALAVIKNRKFAGSVNAERIALLAMYHDASEVLTGDLPTPVKYFNSQIAHEYKAIEKIAQQKLIDMVPDELQDIFAPLLDEHHYTEDERSLVKQADALCAYLKCLEELSAGNNEFLLAKSRLEKTLAQRHSPEMDYFMQIFVPSFHLSLDEISQDSPL from the coding sequence ATGAGTCAGAGTCATTTTTTCGCCTATCTTTCCCGCCTGAAGTTAATTAATCGCTGGCCGCTAATGCGCAACGTGCGTACTGAAAATGTCTCTGAACACAGTCTGCAGGTCGCAATGGTCGCTCATGCACTTGCGGTGATTAAAAACCGTAAATTTGCGGGCAGCGTCAATGCCGAGCGTATCGCTCTGCTGGCGATGTACCACGACGCCAGCGAAGTACTGACGGGCGACCTGCCAACGCCGGTGAAATACTTCAACTCCCAGATTGCCCACGAATATAAAGCCATTGAGAAAATTGCCCAGCAGAAACTCATCGACATGGTGCCAGACGAGTTGCAGGATATCTTTGCGCCGTTACTGGATGAACATCACTACACAGAAGATGAGCGTTCACTGGTAAAGCAGGCGGATGCGCTTTGCGCTTACCTGAAATGCCTCGAAGAGCTTTCAGCGGGCAATAATGAATTTTTACTCGCCAAAAGCCGTCTGGAAAAAACGCTGGCGCAGCGGCACAGCCCTGAGATGGATTACTTTATGCAGATTTTCGTGCCGAGCTTTCATCTTTCGTTAGATGAGATAAGTCAGGACTCCCCGCTCTGA
- a CDS encoding TetR/AcrR family transcriptional regulator, giving the protein MARPRSEDKRMAILEAATEAIAEAGLGASTALIARKAGVAEGTLFRYFASKDDLYNALYVHLKQGFCRTMIGKLDINGDHKENTRHVWNSFIDWGLSNPKANLAARKLEVSSRITEESEKLVTDIYPELHDLCEKCISPIFRSPEFRAFGDEIFFALAQTTMDFATREPARSDEFKAVGFDTLWRALCSSASA; this is encoded by the coding sequence GTGGCGCGTCCCCGCAGTGAAGATAAAAGAATGGCGATTCTGGAAGCCGCGACCGAGGCGATAGCCGAGGCGGGTCTTGGCGCCTCTACCGCGCTGATAGCCCGCAAAGCAGGCGTAGCCGAAGGCACTTTGTTTCGCTATTTCGCCTCTAAGGACGATCTGTATAACGCGCTCTATGTGCATCTGAAACAGGGCTTTTGTCGCACGATGATAGGCAAGCTTGATATCAACGGCGATCATAAAGAAAACACCCGTCACGTCTGGAACAGTTTTATCGACTGGGGATTGTCGAACCCCAAGGCCAATCTGGCCGCGCGCAAACTAGAGGTAAGCAGCCGAATAACAGAAGAGAGCGAAAAGCTCGTGACTGATATCTATCCGGAACTGCACGATTTGTGCGAGAAATGTATTTCGCCAATATTTCGCTCACCCGAATTTCGCGCCTTCGGCGATGAGATTTTCTTTGCCCTGGCGCAGACGACGATGGATTTCGCTACCCGTGAACCGGCGCGTTCGGATGAATTTAAAGCGGTAGGGTTTGATACATTGTGGCGCGCGCTGTGTAGCAGCGCCAGCGCCTGA
- a CDS encoding RamA family antibiotic efflux transcriptional regulator, translating into MELPAQVIETLTDWIDDNLHKPLRIDDIARHAGYSKWHLQRLFHHHKGESIGRYIREKKLRLAAQDLRATNDRVLDISMKYGFDSQQTFTRLFTRKFQMSPGTWRKQGDTRANHC; encoded by the coding sequence ATGGAACTTCCCGCTCAGGTTATTGAAACGCTGACTGACTGGATTGACGACAATCTTCATAAGCCGTTGCGCATTGATGACATTGCACGTCATGCGGGCTATTCCAAATGGCATTTGCAGCGGCTTTTCCATCACCACAAAGGGGAGAGTATCGGGCGTTATATCCGGGAGAAAAAACTGCGACTTGCCGCGCAGGATCTGCGTGCGACCAACGATCGCGTGCTGGATATTTCTATGAAATATGGCTTTGATTCCCAGCAAACCTTTACCCGATTATTTACCCGTAAATTTCAGATGTCGCCGGGGACCTGGCGCAAACAGGGCGATACCAGGGCGAACCACTGCTGA
- the alaA gene encoding alanine transaminase AlaA, giving the protein MSPIEKSSKLDNVCYDIRGPVLKEAKRLEEEGQKVLKLNIGNPAPFGFDAPDEILVDVIRNLPTAQGYCDSKGLYSARKAIMQHYQARDMRDVTVEDIYIGNGVSELIVQAMQALLNTGDEMLVPAPDYPLWTAAVSLSGGKAVHYLCDESSDWFPDLDDIRAKITPRTRGIVIINPNNPTGAVYSKELLLDIVEIARQHNLIIFADEIYDKILYDEAEHHSIAALAPDLLTVTFNGLSKTYRVAGFRQGWMVLNGPKKHAKGYIEGLEMLASMRLCANVPAQHAIQTALGGYQSISEFIVPGGRLYEQRNRAWELINEIPGVSCVKPRGALYMFPKIDAKRFNIHDDQKMVLDFLLQEKVLLVQGTAFNWPWPDHVRIVTLPRIDELDLAINKLGRFLSGYHQ; this is encoded by the coding sequence ATGTCACCTATTGAAAAATCCAGTAAACTCGACAATGTCTGTTATGACATCCGCGGCCCGGTGCTGAAAGAGGCCAAACGCCTTGAAGAAGAAGGTCAAAAAGTTCTTAAGCTGAACATCGGCAATCCGGCTCCGTTCGGTTTTGACGCACCCGATGAAATCCTGGTCGACGTCATTCGCAATCTGCCCACCGCCCAGGGTTATTGTGATTCCAAGGGCCTTTACTCCGCGCGTAAAGCTATCATGCAGCACTATCAGGCACGCGATATGCGCGACGTTACGGTCGAAGATATTTATATTGGCAACGGTGTTTCTGAACTTATCGTGCAGGCGATGCAGGCGCTGTTAAATACCGGTGACGAAATGCTGGTGCCTGCGCCGGATTACCCTCTCTGGACGGCGGCCGTGTCGCTTTCTGGCGGCAAAGCGGTACATTACCTTTGCGACGAGTCGTCGGACTGGTTCCCGGATCTCGACGATATCCGCGCCAAAATCACACCGCGTACCCGTGGGATCGTGATAATCAACCCGAATAACCCCACCGGTGCGGTCTACTCAAAAGAGCTGCTGCTGGATATCGTGGAAATAGCCCGCCAGCATAACCTGATCATTTTTGCCGACGAAATCTACGACAAGATCCTCTATGACGAGGCAGAGCACCACTCGATCGCCGCACTGGCGCCGGATCTGCTGACCGTCACGTTTAACGGTCTGTCTAAAACCTACCGCGTCGCCGGTTTCCGTCAGGGCTGGATGGTCCTGAACGGCCCGAAGAAACACGCGAAAGGCTATATCGAAGGTCTGGAAATGCTTGCGTCGATGCGCCTGTGCGCTAACGTACCGGCGCAACACGCTATTCAGACTGCGCTGGGTGGTTATCAGAGCATCAGCGAATTCATTGTGCCAGGCGGACGGCTTTATGAGCAGCGCAACCGCGCCTGGGAATTAATTAATGAAATTCCAGGCGTCAGCTGCGTCAAACCTCGCGGCGCGCTCTACATGTTCCCGAAGATCGACGCGAAACGCTTTAATATTCACGACGACCAGAAAATGGTGCTCGATTTCCTGCTGCAGGAGAAAGTCTTGCTGGTGCAGGGTACCGCGTTTAACTGGCCGTGGCCGGACCACGTGCGCATCGTGACGCTGCCCCGTATTGATGAACTCGATCTCGCTATTAACAAACTGGGCCGCTTCCTTTCCGGTTATCACCAGTAA
- a CDS encoding YfbU family protein: MEMTHAQRLILSNQYKMMTLLDPDNGERYRRLQTIIERGYGLQMRELDRDFGELSEETCRTVIDVMEMYHALQVSRTNMKDNHTIDERRVTFLGFDAATEARFLGYVRFLVNTEGRYTHFDAGTHGFNAQTPMWEKYQRMLKVWQACPRQYHLCANEIMQIINA; encoded by the coding sequence ATGGAAATGACCCATGCCCAGCGTCTTATTCTCTCCAACCAGTATAAAATGATGACCTTGCTCGATCCGGATAATGGCGAGCGTTATCGCCGCCTGCAGACGATTATTGAGCGCGGCTACGGTTTACAAATGCGCGAGCTCGACCGTGATTTCGGCGAGCTGAGCGAAGAAACCTGCCGCACCGTCATTGATGTTATGGAGATGTATCACGCCCTTCAGGTCTCCAGAACCAATATGAAAGACAATCACACGATTGATGAACGCCGCGTGACCTTCCTCGGCTTCGACGCGGCTACCGAAGCGCGTTTTCTCGGCTACGTGCGGTTTCTGGTCAATACCGAAGGGCGCTATACCCATTTCGACGCCGGTACGCACGGCTTTAACGCGCAAACGCCGATGTGGGAAAAATATCAGCGGATGCTGAAAGTGTGGCAAGCCTGCCCGCGTCAGTATCATCTGTGCGCGAACGAAATTATGCAGATTATTAACGCCTGA
- a CDS encoding sugar phosphatase yields MECKGFLFDLDGTLVDSLPAVERAWCHWADRFGIAHDEVLGFIHGKQAITSLRHFMKGHSEDEIMQEFHRLEEIEASDTEGIVALPGALALLNQLNEARIPWAIVTSGSMPVASARRDATGLPEPEVFVTAERVKRGKPEPDAYLVGAKLLGLAPHECVVVEDAPAGILSGLAAGCPVIAANPPAGTPRLDEAALVINTLDELVLEKGADGWVTVTQQP; encoded by the coding sequence GTGGAATGTAAAGGGTTTTTGTTCGATCTTGACGGTACGCTGGTGGACTCGCTGCCCGCTGTTGAACGCGCCTGGTGTCACTGGGCCGATCGCTTTGGCATCGCGCATGACGAGGTGCTGGGCTTTATTCACGGCAAACAGGCGATCACGTCGTTGCGCCACTTTATGAAAGGGCACAGCGAAGATGAGATCATGCAGGAGTTCCACCGCCTGGAAGAGATAGAAGCAAGCGATACGGAAGGTATCGTTGCGCTGCCGGGGGCGCTTGCGCTCCTGAACCAGTTGAACGAAGCCCGTATTCCCTGGGCGATTGTCACCTCAGGCTCTATGCCGGTCGCCTCAGCGCGGCGCGACGCGACGGGCCTGCCGGAGCCGGAAGTGTTCGTGACTGCCGAGCGCGTGAAACGCGGTAAGCCGGAGCCGGATGCCTACCTGGTGGGCGCTAAATTGCTGGGCCTGGCGCCTCATGAGTGCGTGGTAGTAGAAGACGCGCCGGCGGGCATTCTTTCCGGCCTCGCCGCTGGGTGTCCGGTCATTGCCGCAAATCCTCCAGCCGGTACGCCGCGTCTGGATGAGGCGGCACTGGTCATTAATACCCTTGATGAACTGGTGCTGGAAAAAGGGGCCGATGGCTGGGTTACTGTGACGCAGCAGCCGTAA
- a CDS encoding DUF1158 domain-containing protein, translating into MKHPLETLITAGGILLLAFLSCLLLPAPRLTLSLAQNLMTMFHLVDLNQLYTLIFCIWFLLLGTVEYYVIRFVWRRWFSLERE; encoded by the coding sequence ATGAAGCATCCTCTTGAAACGCTGATCACCGCTGGTGGCATTTTGTTGCTGGCGTTTCTCTCCTGCCTGTTGTTGCCGGCACCGAGACTGACGCTGTCACTGGCGCAAAACCTGATGACCATGTTCCATCTGGTGGATCTTAACCAGCTCTATACCCTTATTTTTTGCATCTGGTTTTTACTGCTCGGTACGGTGGAATATTACGTGATTCGCTTTGTGTGGCGGCGCTGGTTTTCGCTGGAACGCGAATAG